The following nucleotide sequence is from Azoarcus sp. CIB.
GCGCGCAATGGCCCGCGAACGGGCCGAAACACGTCAATCGCGCGCGGGAACCATCATCTCCGCCTCGCCTTCCAGCACTACCTTGCCGCCCACCGTGCACACGGTGTCGAAGATCGCGCGCCGCTTCGGCGTGTTCAGCTCCTTCAGCGTGACACGCGCCACCACCGTATCACCCGGCTTCACCGGCGCCTTGAACTTGAGCGTCTGCGACAGATAGATGCAGCCCGGCCCGGGCAGCTTGTTCGCGAACAGCGCGGAGATGTAGCTCGCCGACAGCATGCCGTGGGCAATGCGGCCGCCGAACATCGAGGCCTTGGCGTATTCGTCATCGAGATGGGCCGGATTCGTGTCGCCGGAAACTCCTGCGAACATCAGGATGTCGGCATCCGTCACGGTGCGGCCAGTCGCGGCGGACATGCCCACCTTCAGATCCTCGTAGCGGTATCCGAGGAACTCGGAAAAGTCGCGGGTTTGTTCAGTCATCTCGGTTGGTTTCCCCTTAATCCCCTTCCCGGCACGCAACTGTCGCGCCCGACGCAGGGCTTTATATTTGTCACAAAAAGCCGGCCCGACTCTCCGGGCTCGACCCCGGGAGCATAACCCAACCATCACGACACAGGTGTGACAGACGGCAAGCGCCTTCCCCGCCGCGGGCAAGTACGTCGTCGTCGCGGTCAGCCCCCATGCTCTTGCTCGTACGCGGACGGGCTGACCCCTGCATGTGCGAGATATTCGCGCAGCTGCTTGATGTCCTGCTTCGTACAGGCGCTGCCGTGGTGCGGATAGTGCAGGAATCCCTCGACCTTGTTCAGCACGATGCGAAAGCGGGCGCCGTGCGCCGGTTCGATGGCCGCGCCGAGGTGAATGAGCAGCGACTCGATCTCGCGCCAATGAATGTTGGCACTGACCGGGTCCTGGAAGATGGCGCGCAACAGCGCGATATGCTTGTGGCTCATGATCTCGACCTCCTTCCGATGACGCCCCTTTCCGTGTGGCCGGCGGCGCCTTTGCCCCGGTACGCCGTGCCGTCAGTCGTCCCGCGTGCGGCGGAAGTCCTCTTCCCATAGGTCGGGGCGATAGTGCGCGCGGCGCTCGAGGCGCTGCTGGATGCGTTGCGCTGTCGACACTATCCCAATCGGGTGATGCGTGGCGAGCATTCGCGCACGTTCCAGCAGTTGCCGGCGCCGCGGCGGAAAGCCGCGCCCCTTGCAGGCGAAAGCGATGCGGTTGCTGTCGTGCTCGGCGCCGATCGCGACGAAGCGGTCCTCGAAGCTGTCGCGGATGCGCGACGCGTACAGCCCGTAACGCCGGTCCCCGGACCACAGATTCACCGCCATGACCCCGCCAATGGCGAGCATCGTGTGGCAGTCGTCGTAGAATCCCGCAGTGCTCAGGCGCTCGGGCTGACCGCCGCGATCGAAACCGTCGACCAGCAGCACATCCGGGGCATGCACCCGCCGGCGCACGTAATCGGCACCATCGGCACACACCACCCGAAAACGCTCTCCGTCCGGCGGGATGCCGAAAGCGTCGCGCAGCGCGATCACGTCCGGATCGATCTCGACGGCAGTGAACCGAACCTCCGGCAAGGTGCGCAGACAGTATTTCGCCAGCGACCCGCCACCGAGTCCGATCATCACGATGTCGCGCGGCTCAGGATTGAAGAGCAGGAATCCCATCATCGCCCGCGTGTAGTCGATCTCGAGGGTGTCGGGATCGTCGAGCCGCATCTGGCTCTGCACCGTCAGGGCCTCGAAGTGCAGCGCACGCATTCCGTCCGTTTCGACGACATACGGACGCCCCTCCTCGCCTGCCGTTGCCGCGAGAGCGCAGTACCGCAACAGGGAGTACTGATCGAGCGTCATTTCCACAAGCCCGTCATCGGACGACCGGCGATTCAGAATGTACGTCACCGCGTGGTGACAACGATGGTAACCCGCCGCGAACCTGAACGCATGTTCCGGGCCCGGAAATGAAAAGACCGCCTTGCGGCGGTCTTTTCACGGATTCTTGGTCGGGGAAAGAGGATTCGAACCTCCGGCCCCTGCGTCCCGAACGCAGTGCTCTACCAGGCTGAGCTATTCCCCGACGCTTTGCAGTTGTCAGTGATCTCGACCAACTGCAAAGTCCGATAATTGTAGCAGCGCTTCTTTGAAAATGGAAGGGGAAAGTACAGAAAGCGCATCGGTCGCCAGCTTGGCCTCGGCGCGCGCGTAACGGCGCGTCTCATCCAGCGCCCCGGATTCATGGATCGCGACGAGGATTGCAGCGAAGTCGTCGCGCCCGCCCGTTTCGATTGCCCGACGCACGAGCGCCGCCTGCTCCGGCGTGCCGTGCTGCATGGTGTGGATGAGCGGCAGCGTCGGCTTGCCTTCGGCCAGGTCGTCGCCAAGGTGCTTGCCGGTCGCGGCTTCATCCGATGAGTAGTCCAGCACGTCGTCGATGAGCTGGAAGGCCGTTCCCAGGTGCATGCCGAAAGCCGCAATCGCGGCTTCCGTCTTTTCATCCGCACCACCGAGGATCGCGCCCAGGCGCGTCGCGGCCTCGAACAGCTTCGCCGTCTTGTAGCGGATGACGCGCAGGTAGTCTTCGATCTCGACGTCGGCGTTGTGGCAGTTGAGCAACTGCAGCACCTCGCCTTCGGCGATGATATTGGTCGCATCGGCCAGCACCTGCATCACGCGCATGTTGTCGACGCCGACCATCATCTGGAAAGCGCGCGTGTACAGGAAGTCGCCGACCAGCACCGACGCGGCATTGCCGAACATCGCGTTTGCGGTCTTGTTGCCGCGCCGCAGCTCCGATTCGTCCACGACATCGTCGTGCAGCAGGGTCGCCGTGTGGATGAACTCCACGACTGCCGCCAACTGGTGATGGTGCGTCCCTTCGTACCCCATCGCACCTGCTGCGAACAGCACCAGCGCCGGACGCATGCGCTTGCCGCCGCTGTGGATGATGTACTCCGCAACCTGGCGGATCAGGACGACGTCGGAATGGAGACGCTGGCGAATGACCGCATCGACCGCCTGCATGTCGGCGGCGATCGGCGCGTAGAGCTGCTTGGTTGACAAGATGAAGCGCCCGACGGAACAAAAAGAAGATGGTAGGGGGGGGAGCGGCGTGCCGTCAAGAATCGCACGCAGGCCGCCTTCGCGCGCTCACGCGCGCGAGGCGCGGACGATGTCGGGGCGATCGGTGATCACGCAGTCGACGCCCCATTGGAACAACGTGTCGGCCCGCCCGGGATCGTTGACCGTGTAGGTCACCACCCACAGGCCGGCTTCGCGCGCCGCCGCGACGCAGCCGGCATCGAGGTGGCGGTGATCGGCATGGAGGGCCGCAGCGCGCAGCCGGCGGCAGCGCGCGAGCCAGTCGGACGGCACGGCCCCGACCAGCAGTCCCCGTTGCAGGCCGGGCGCGAGCGAAGCCGCGATTTCAAGCGCGCGTTCGGAAAACGAGGACAGCAGGACCGCGTCCGGCGCAGCGGCCCACAGCGTGCGCGCACGTCGCACGACGCGCTCCGCCGTCTCGACATCGGTTCCGTGCGACGGCTTGATCTCGAGGTTCACCGCCAGCCCCAACGCCTGGCAGCGGGCCGCGGCGAGATCCAGGCAGGGAACGGGTTCGCCCGCGAAGCGCGGATCGAACCAGGACCCCGCATCGAGTGCGAACAGGGCGTCGTCGGAGGTGTGCGCGACCGGCCCGTAACCGTTGGTGGTGCGTTCGAGCGTTTCGTCGTGGATCAGCACCGGCGAAGCGCTGCCGCTGAGCATCACGTCGAACTCGACGCCGCGGCAGCCGTTCGCAGCCGTCGCGGCAAGCCCGGCCAGAGTATTCTCAGGCGCGAGCGCTCCGCCGCAGCGATGCGCAAGCACCGCGGGGAGCGGGAACTCCGGGCGGTGCACCCCGGACTCAGCGCGGAACGGGGAACATCGCCTGGACACGCGTCACCGCGTTGTCCAGGGCTTCCTTGGCCGGCTTGCGGTCGGCCCACACGGCGCTCAGCTCCTCGTCGAGGATGCCCAGCACGCGCGCACGGCCGATGAAGCCCGATGCACTCGAATCGGCGGTCGCGGGCTTGTTGCCGAGTTGGGCGACGGCGACCTTCACGTTCTCGAGGTCGGCGCCGAGGACGTCGCTCTGCGCGGCAAACAGGCCGGCGCGGTTGAGCGGCAGATAGCCGGATTCACGCTGCCATGCGACCTGGTTTTCAGGTTGCAGCCAGAAGGCGACGAAGCGCGCGACGCCCTTGTACTCGGCCGGCTTCTTGCCCGCCGCGACCCACATCGCAGCACCATCGGCAAGGGTGTTCTGCGGGGCGCCGGGGAAATCTTCGTGATACGGCAGCGGCGCGATGCCGATGTCGAATCCGGCCTTGCGGCGGAAATCGGTCCAACTGGACGACGGGGCGGCAATGACGGCGCATTCGCCCGAGGCGAAACGCTGCTCGGCCTCGGACTGGGCATCGAAGGTGTGGAGGTAGCGTGCGCGATGCCAGCTCGCCATCATCGCGACGTGCTTGACCTGCAGCATGCCGTTGAAGGCGGGACGCTCACCCTTGCCCTGGCGTGCCGCGACCGGCTCGTTGTGCCAGGCGCTGGTGTTGCCGATCATCACGCGCCCGGGCTGGGACACGGTGTAGGGGCATTTCGAGC
It contains:
- the ugpQ gene encoding glycerophosphodiester phosphodiesterase; amino-acid sequence: MHRPEFPLPAVLAHRCGGALAPENTLAGLAATAANGCRGVEFDVMLSGSASPVLIHDETLERTTNGYGPVAHTSDDALFALDAGSWFDPRFAGEPVPCLDLAAARCQALGLAVNLEIKPSHGTDVETAERVVRRARTLWAAAPDAVLLSSFSERALEIAASLAPGLQRGLLVGAVPSDWLARCRRLRAAALHADHRHLDAGCVAAAREAGLWVVTYTVNDPGRADTLFQWGVDCVITDRPDIVRASRA
- a CDS encoding extracellular solute-binding protein, yielding MKPLARVLRNGVVAGIAAMVCVGFPVAAYAAKAKPAKAAAEPVGPTEIRLVHQLGPEREEALQKLAARFNEGSKDYRLVVQAATWSDTDAPHMAILEGSAEEQFLGAGKPRYKALSGVMREAGVPLQTLKPPAMMDRALTDAKGQLLALPVGLSTPVMYINRKEFQRAGLNPDAPPKTWFDLQQALGQLFDAGSKCPYTVSQPGRVMIGNTSAWHNEPVAARQGKGERPAFNGMLQVKHVAMMASWHRARYLHTFDAQSEAEQRFASGECAVIAAPSSSWTDFRRKAGFDIGIAPLPYHEDFPGAPQNTLADGAAMWVAAGKKPAEYKGVARFVAFWLQPENQVAWQRESGYLPLNRAGLFAAQSDVLGADLENVKVAVAQLGNKPATADSSASGFIGRARVLGILDEELSAVWADRKPAKEALDNAVTRVQAMFPVPR
- a CDS encoding polyprenyl synthetase family protein; this translates as MQAVDAVIRQRLHSDVVLIRQVAEYIIHSGGKRMRPALVLFAAGAMGYEGTHHHQLAAVVEFIHTATLLHDDVVDESELRRGNKTANAMFGNAASVLVGDFLYTRAFQMMVGVDNMRVMQVLADATNIIAEGEVLQLLNCHNADVEIEDYLRVIRYKTAKLFEAATRLGAILGGADEKTEAAIAAFGMHLGTAFQLIDDVLDYSSDEAATGKHLGDDLAEGKPTLPLIHTMQHGTPEQAALVRRAIETGGRDDFAAILVAIHESGALDETRRYARAEAKLATDALSVLSPSIFKEALLQLSDFAVGRDH
- a CDS encoding MaoC family dehydratase; protein product: MTEQTRDFSEFLGYRYEDLKVGMSAATGRTVTDADILMFAGVSGDTNPAHLDDEYAKASMFGGRIAHGMLSASYISALFANKLPGPGCIYLSQTLKFKAPVKPGDTVVARVTLKELNTPKRRAIFDTVCTVGGKVVLEGEAEMMVPARD
- a CDS encoding transferase; the encoded protein is MTLDQYSLLRYCALAATAGEEGRPYVVETDGMRALHFEALTVQSQMRLDDPDTLEIDYTRAMMGFLLFNPEPRDIVMIGLGGGSLAKYCLRTLPEVRFTAVEIDPDVIALRDAFGIPPDGERFRVVCADGADYVRRRVHAPDVLLVDGFDRGGQPERLSTAGFYDDCHTMLAIGGVMAVNLWSGDRRYGLYASRIRDSFEDRFVAIGAEHDSNRIAFACKGRGFPPRRRQLLERARMLATHHPIGIVSTAQRIQQRLERRAHYRPDLWEEDFRRTRDD